The nucleotide sequence CTGGGACCCGGCGCACGCGTGGCAGGACGCCCCGGCGCCGCTGCCCCGCGCCGAGGTCGACGGCCACGCCGTGATGGCCAACGCCCGGGGCCTGGCCGCGCCGCTCGGCATCGAGTTCGCGCCGCCGCACCGCGCGGCCCGGATCGACGCGCTCCTCGGCGCCTCGGCGGAGTGGACCCCGGAGGCGATGACCGCCGTCCACCGGGACACCGACAACCCCTCCGCGGCCCGCCTCCTGGCGGCCGTGGACCGGGCGGGCGCGCCCGGTCCCGACGGCGCCGGGTCCCCGGCGGCGCTCTCCCCCGCCGCCTCGGCCGTACGCGAGCGGCTGCTCGGCTGGGACCGGCGGATGGACGCGGACAGCGTCGACGCCGGTCTCTACGCCGCCGTCCGCGGCGCCGTGGTGCGCCGGCTCGCCGCCCACGAGGCCTTCGCCGCGCTGCGCGAACCCGCCCCGTACCCCGAGGTGTTCCGCCCCTGGCTGGCCCTCGGCCCGCGCGTCGCCTACGCCCTGGAGACCCTCCTGGTGGCCGGGCCCGTGCCCGCCGGGGACGTCGACCGGATCGTGCGCGAGGCGCTCGACGAGGTCGGGGCCGGCGAACCGCCCGCCGCCTGGGGCGTCACGCACCGGCTCGCGCCCTGGCAGGCGCTGCCCGACCCCGACGACGCGAAGTGGCCGGGGCTCGGCGGGGACCACGACTGCGTGCTCTCCACCTCCAGCGTGCCCGGCTGGACCGACCGCAGCGCCCGCGCCTCCGCCGCCCGCTACGTCTGGGACCTCGCCGACCGCGAACGCAGCGGCTGGATCGTGCCGTTCGGCGCGTCCGGCGTCCCCGGCGACCCGCACCGCGACGACCAGCTACCCCTGTGGCTGAGGGGCGAGCTCGCCCCCGTCACCACCGACTGGCAGAACCTCACCAAGGAGCAGGGATGACCACCGCCACCGCCGCCTACGTCCACCGGATCGAGGGCTTCGGCACCGTCACCGTCCGGCCCGTGGAGCCCGAGCGCGACGCGCCGCTGCTGCACGCCTGGGTCAACGAGGAGCGGTCCCGCTTCTGGGGCATGGTCGGGACGACCGTCGAGCAGGTCCGGGACGTCTACGCCCACCTCGACTCCCTCACCACCCACCACGGCTTCCTGGTGAGCCTGGACGGGGAGCCGGTCGCGCTGCTCCAGACGTACGACCCCGAGGCCGACCGCGTCAGCGAGTGCTACGAGGTGGAGCCCGGGGACGTCGGCGCCCACTTCCTGGTGGCGCCGAACCCGGCCCCGCGCCCCGGCTTCACGGGCATGCTCCTCACGGCGCTCATCGCCTTCGCGCTGAAGGACCGCACCCGGCTCGTCGTCGAACCGGACGCCGCGAACGAGAAGGCGATCGCCCGGATGGTGCGGGCCGGGTTCGAACTGGGCCCGGAGGTCGTACTGCCCGAGGTCGACCTCCCGGAGGTCTTCATCCCGGAGAAGAAGGCCCGACTGGCCTTCCTGACCCGCCGCTGACACCGGGCCGCAACGGGCCCCGGGCGGGCCCGGGGCCGGCTCCGGGCCAGGGTCGGCTCCGACCCGGTCCGAGGCCGGCTCTGACTCGCTCCGGGGTCGGCCCGCGGTCCGTCCGGGCGCGGGCGGGCCCCGGCGGGCCCGGTGCGGCCGGGGTCAGCCGATCACCCGGCCGTTGACGACGACCCGGCGTGGCGCCGCCAGGACGCGGACGTCCGCGCGGGGGTCCTCGCCGTAGACCACGAGGTCGGCCGGGGCGCCCTCCTCCAGGGAGGGGCGGCCCAGCCAGGCCCTGGCCCGCCAGGCGGTGGCGGCGAGCGCGTCGAGCGGCGGGATGCCGGCCTTCGTCAGCTCCTCCACCTCCTCGGCGACCAGGCCGTGCGCGAGCGAGCCGCCCGCGTCGGTGCCGACGAAGACCGGGACGCCCGCGTCGAAGGCCGCGCGCACGGTGTCGTACCTGCGCTCGTGCAGCCGGCGCATATGGGCCGACCAGCGGGGGAACTTCTCCTCGCCGCCGTCGGCGAGGTGCGGGAAGGTCGCGATGTTGACCAGGGTCGGGACGATCGCGACGCCCCGCTCGGCGAAGAGCGGGATGGTGTCCTCGGTGAGGCCGGTGGCGTGCTCGACGCAGTCGATGCCCGCCTCGACGAGATCGCGCAGCGAGTCCTCCGCGAAGCAGTGCGCGGTCACCCGGGCGCCGAGCCGGTGCGCCTCGGCGATGGCCGCCTCGACCTCCGGGCGCGGCCAGCAGGCCGTGAGGTCGCCGGCCTCGCGGTCGATCCAGTCGCCGACGAGCTTGACCCAGCCGTCGCCGCGCCGGGCCTCGCGGCCGACGTACGCCACGAGGTCGGCGGGCTCGATCTCGTGGGCGTAGTTGCGGATGTAGCGGCGGGTGCGGGCGATGTGCCGGCCCGCGCGGATGATCTTCGGCAGGTCTTCCCGCTCGTCGATCCAGCGGGTGTCGGAGGGCGATCCCGCGTCGCGGATGAGCAGGGTGCCCGCGTCCCGGTCGGTGAGGGCCTGCTTCTCGCTGGTGGCCGCGTCGACGGGGCCGTGCCGGTCGAGGCCGACGTGGCAGTGGGCGTCGACGAGCCCGGGCAGTACCCAGCCCTCGACGGTCACCGCCTCGGCGGCGGGCCGGTCGAAGGTGATCCGCCCGTCGACGCACCACAGTTCGTCCCGTACGTCCTCGGGGCCGACGAGCACCCGCCCCTTCACGTGCAGCACCGCGTGATCGCTCATGTCTGCACTGTACGAGGACGGGACCCGGGCCGGGGAGGGGCCCTCGGTACCCTGATCGGGAGTTCCGCCCGCACGAATCCGAGTCGAAGAGGCACCGCCGTGACCGTGACACATCCGCTCCTGGACCTGGCCCCGCTGACCGCCGCGCATTTCGCGTCGATCGAGCGGCGGGTGGCCGCGCTGCTCTCCACGGAGCAGGACGTGGTGATCACCCAGGGCGAGGCGCTGCTCCCTCTGGAGGGGTGCATCCGCAGCGGGGCGCGGGCCGGTTCGACCGCCCTGAACGTGGTCACGGGACCGTACGGGCAGACCTTCGGCAACTGGCTGCGGGACTGCGGCGCGACCGTGGTCGACCTGGAGGTGCCGTTCCACACGGCGGTGACGGCCGCGCAGGTGGAGCAGGCGCTGGCCGCGCACCCCGAGATCGACTTCGTGTCGCTGGTGCACGCGGAGGCGGCGACCGGCAACACCAATCCGGTGGCGGAGATCGGTGAGGTCGTCCGGGCGCACGGGGCGCTGTTCTATCTGGACGCGGTGGCGTCGATCGGTGCCGAGCCGGTGCTGCCGGACGCCTGGGGCGTGGACATGTGCATCATCGGCGCGCAGAAGGCGATGGGCGGTCCCGCGGGTGTGTCGGCGGTGTCGGTGAGCGCCCGCGCCTGGGAGCGGTTCGCGGCCAACCCGGCGGCCCCGCGCCGCTCGTACCTCTCCCTCCTGGACTGGAAGGAGCGCTGGATCGACGGCGGCCGTAAGGCGCTGCTGCACGCTCCGGCGCAGCTGGAGATGCTGGCCCTTGAGGCCTGTGTGGAGCGGATCGAGGCGGAGGGCCTGGACGCGCTGATGGCGCGGCACGCGTCGGCTGCGGCCGCGACCCGCGCGGGCGCGCTGGCGCTCGGCGGCGGTCTGGAGCCGTTCGTGTACGAGGCGAAGGACGCGGCTCCGGTGGCGACGACGCTGCGGGTGCCGGCCGGGGTGGACGCCTCGGCCCTGGTGGCGAAGGCGCTGGCCGCCGATCCGTCGCTGCCGCTGATCGCGGGCGGCGGGGCGCTGGCCGGGGAGATGATCCGGGTCAACCACTACGGGGTGGACGCGACTCCGGGCGCCGTGCAGTCCTCGCTGGCGGCCCTGGGCGCGGCGCTGGGCGAGGCGGGCCGCGCGGTGGACCTGGAGGGCGCGCGCCGGGCGGTCACGGAGGCGTGGGCGGTCTGATCGTCCGCGTACGGGGAGCGTCCCCGTACGGAGAGGGGCGGGGGTCCGGCGCCGGACCCCCGCCCCTTCCTTCTCGCGCGGCCCGGGTGGGGGCCGTACGGCTCGGTCAGAGCGCGGGGTAGTCGACGTAGCCGCGGTGGTCGCCGCCGTACATGGTGGCGCCGTCCGGCTCGTTGTAGGGGCCGTCGGCCCGCAGTCGGGCGGGCAGGTCGGGGTTGGCGATGAAGAGCCGGCCGAAGGCCACGAGGTCGGTGGTGCCGTCCTCGATCAGGGCGAGGGACTCGGAGCTGGTCGGGCCCTCGGTGGACGGATTGAGGATGAACGTTCCGGCGAACCGCTTGCGCAGGTCGAGGACGAGCGGACGGAGCTCGGGGGCGGTCTCCAGGACGTGGAGGTACGCGATGCCGACGGGTTCGATCGCGTCGAGCAGGGCCGTGTACAGCTCTTCGGTCTCGGTCTCCGCGATGTCGTTGAGCGTGTTGGCCGGGGAGATGCGCAGGCCGGTGCGCTCGGGGCCGATCTCGGCGGCGACGGCCCGGACGACCTCGACGGCGAAGCGGATGCGGTTCTCGACCGGGCCGCCCCACTCGTCGGTGCGGTGGTTGGAGCCGGTGGCGAGGAACTGCTGGATCAGGTAGCCGTTGGCGCCGTGGATCTCGACGCCGTCGAAGCCGGCCTCGACGGCGTGGCGGGCGGCGGCGGCGAAGCCGGCGACCGTCTCGCGCACCTCGTCGCCGGTGAGCACGCGCGGGGTGACGTAGTCCTTGGGGCCCTCGGGGGTGAAGGCCTGGCCGGCGGGGGCGACGGCGGAGGGGCCGACGGGGTGGAGGTCGCCGTCGAGGAGGTCGGGGTGTCCGATCCGGCCGGAGTGCATCAGCTGGGCGAAGATCCGGCCGCCGCGCTCGTGGACGGCGTCGGTGACCTCGCGCCAGGCGGCGATCTGCTCGCGGCTGTGGATTCCGGGAGTGAAGGGGTAGCCCTGTCCCTCGGCGACGGGGTGGACGCCCTCGCTGATGATCAGGCCGGCGGAGGCGCGCTGGGCGTAGTACTCGGCGACGAGCGCGGTGGGGGTGCGGCGGACGGCGTCGGCCCGGCTGCGGGTCATCGGGGCCATGGCGATGCGGTTGGAGAGCCGCGTGCCGGCGAGGTCGACGGGGTCGAAGGCGGTGGTCATGGCTGTCCCCTTCAGAAATATGTGGTCGGCCAAGCATTGGCCCGGATGTCACTGTAACCCATTCATTGGCCAGCCAAGGTAATCTGTGGGGAGACCTTCCCGAGGAGCCCCGATGCCAGCGAACGACCCCGCCTGTACCGACACGACACCGTCTGCCGCGCGCGGCGGACCCGTCGGCATCGCGCTCGCCCGGGTGGCCCGGATGCACCGGCTCGCCGCCGGGCGGCGCCTGCGGGAACTCGACCTCTATCCGGGCCAGGAAATGATGATGATGCGGCTCTGGGACTGCGGACCGGTCCGCCAGTCCGAGCTGATCCAGTCCCTGGGCCTGGACGCCTCGACGGTGACCAAGATGCTCCAGCGCCTGGAGCAGTGCGGCCACGTCCGCCGCGGCCCCGACCCGGCCGACCGCCGCGCGGTCCTCGTCGAGGCCACCGAGGAGGGGCGTTCGCTGCGCGCCGGCGTCGAGGGCGTCTGGTCGGACCTGGAGAAGGTCTCCCTGAACGGCCTCGACCCGGCGGACCGCGCGGAACTGGCCCGGCTCCTCGGCCTCGTGGCGGACAACCTCCGCGCGGAGGCGGGCGAGTCGGGCGACTGCCCGCCCCCGCCGCGCGGCTGCTAGGGCGTGACGGTCGGGGCGAGTCGGGCAACTGCCCGCCGCGCCCACGCGGCGCCAGGCCCTGTCGGTCACTGCGGGCCGGGCGGGACTTCCCGGACTCGACCCGGACCCGTCTGCCGGGTCAGGCCTTGAGGGCCGCCAGGGCGCGGTCCACGTCCGCCGCCGTGTTGTACAGGTGGAAGGACGCCCGCAGATTGCCCGCGCGGGCGGAGAGCAGGACGTCGGCCTCGCGCAGCGCGTCCTCGCGGTCCCCGAGGCCGGGGACGGCGACGACCGCCGACTCGTCCATGACCGGCGCGTGGCCGAGGGCGACCAGACCGGCGCGGAAGCGGGCCGCGAGCCCCTTGACGTGGGCCTCGATCCGCTCGATGCCGATCTCCTCCAGGAGCGCCAGCGAGCGGGCCGCCCCGTGGTACGAGAGGAACGCCGGAGGCTCGTCGAAGCGGCGTGCGCTGCGCGCCAGTTCGCGGACCGGGCCGTAGCTGTTCACCCAGCGCTCCTCGCCGGTGACCCAGTTGGCGTGGATCGCGAGGAGCGAGTCCTGCGCCTCCTCGGTGACGGTGAGGAAGGACGCCCCGCGCGGGCAGAGCAGGAACTTGTAGCCTCCGGCGACCGTGTAGTCCCACTCCCCCGCGCGCAGCGGCAGCCAGCCGGCCGACTGCGTGGCGTCCAGGAGGGTCCGGGCCCCGTGCGCGGCCGCCGCGGCGCGGATCGCCGCGAAGTCGGCCGTCCGGCCGTCCGCCGACTGCACGGCGGAGAAGGCGACGAGCGCCGTGTCGGGGCCGACGGACTCGGCGAGCCGGTCGAGCGGCGCGAAGCGGACCTTGAGGTCGCCGCGGATCGTGAAGGGGGTGATGACGGAGGAGAAGTCACCCTCCGGGAACAGGATCTCGGCCCCGGCGGGCATCGACTGGGCGATCATGCCGCAGTGCACGGCGACCGAGCTGCCGACGGCGACGCGCTCGGGCGTGACGCCCATGAGCCGGGCGTAGGTGGCGCGGGCCTCGTCCACGACCGCGAAGTCCCCGGCGCCGTCCGGGCGCCCGGCCGCGGTCTCCTCGGCGAGGAGCACGACGGCCTCGATGGTGCGCCGCGGCAGCAGGGCGCAGGCGGAGGTGTTGAGGTAGGTGTGCTCGGGCGCGAACTCGGCGCCGCCGAGGGGCTCTTCCAGGGAATCCATGCCCCCAGCCTGGATTCCCCACGATCACCCGTCAATGGGCGCCGATCATGGGGAATCTCCAAGCCGCGCTTATTTCCGCAGGTCAGCGTGGGTGCAGTGGGTCGACCCTGGGTACCTCGCGGTTCCTCAGGCGCCGGGGACCTCGCAGCTGCCGTCGGGGTCGCAGACGGCCGCGTCCCCGCCGACGGGCTGCAGGACCCGGCCCTGCCAGGCCTGTTCGAGTGCCTGGGTGAAGACCTCGGCGGGCTGGCCGCCGGAGATGCCGTAGCGGCGGTCGAGGACGAAGAACGGCACGCCGTTGGCGCCGAGCTCGGCGGCCTCGCGCTCGTCCTCGCGTACGGCCTCGGCGTAGGCGGAGTCGTCGGCGAGGACGGCCCGCACCTCGGCCTCGTCGAGGCCCGCCTCGACGCCCAGCGTCACCAGGGTCTCGGGGTCGAAGACGGAGCGCTCCTCGGCGAAGTTGGCGCGGTAGGCCAGGTCGAGGAGCTCGTTCTGCAGGCCGCGGTCCCTGGCGAGGTGGAGCAGCCGGTGGATGTCGAAGGTGTTGCCGTGGTCGCGCCCCTCGGTGCGGTAGCCCAGGCCCTCCGCGTGGGCGTTGGACGCCACGTGGGCCTCCATGGCGCGGGCCTCTTCGAGGGTGCGGCCGTACTTCTTCGCCAGCATCTCCAGGACGGGGCCGGTGTCGCCCTTGGCGCGGTTCGGGTCGAGCTCGAAGGAGCGGTGCACGACCTCGACGTCGTCGCGGTGGGCGAAGGCCGCGAGCCCCTTCTCGAAGCGCGCCTTGCCGATGTAGCACCAGGGGCAGGCGATGTCGCTCCAGATCTCGACGCGCATGTGACTTCTCTCCGGGGTTCGGCGGTGGGGGTGTTCCTCGGGGGAACGCCCCCACCGGTCCGGATCATTCCGTTTCGGCCGCCAGTGTGAGCCGGAGCACGAGGTGGTCGCCGTGGCGCGGGGTTTGCGGGTCGGGGGTCCAGCCCTGGGCGGTGTAGAAGGCCTGGGCGCGCTCGTTCTTGTCGAAGACGTCGAGGCGGACCGTGGTGACCCCGGCGGCGCGCCACT is from Streptomyces venezuelae ATCC 10712 and encodes:
- a CDS encoding GNAT family N-acetyltransferase, whose translation is MTTATAAYVHRIEGFGTVTVRPVEPERDAPLLHAWVNEERSRFWGMVGTTVEQVRDVYAHLDSLTTHHGFLVSLDGEPVALLQTYDPEADRVSECYEVEPGDVGAHFLVAPNPAPRPGFTGMLLTALIAFALKDRTRLVVEPDAANEKAIARMVRAGFELGPEVVLPEVDLPEVFIPEKKARLAFLTRR
- a CDS encoding amidohydrolase family protein, which gives rise to MSDHAVLHVKGRVLVGPEDVRDELWCVDGRITFDRPAAEAVTVEGWVLPGLVDAHCHVGLDRHGPVDAATSEKQALTDRDAGTLLIRDAGSPSDTRWIDEREDLPKIIRAGRHIARTRRYIRNYAHEIEPADLVAYVGREARRGDGWVKLVGDWIDREAGDLTACWPRPEVEAAIAEAHRLGARVTAHCFAEDSLRDLVEAGIDCVEHATGLTEDTIPLFAERGVAIVPTLVNIATFPHLADGGEEKFPRWSAHMRRLHERRYDTVRAAFDAGVPVFVGTDAGGSLAHGLVAEEVEELTKAGIPPLDALAATAWRARAWLGRPSLEEGAPADLVVYGEDPRADVRVLAAPRRVVVNGRVIG
- a CDS encoding pyridoxal-phosphate-dependent aminotransferase family protein gives rise to the protein MTHPLLDLAPLTAAHFASIERRVAALLSTEQDVVITQGEALLPLEGCIRSGARAGSTALNVVTGPYGQTFGNWLRDCGATVVDLEVPFHTAVTAAQVEQALAAHPEIDFVSLVHAEAATGNTNPVAEIGEVVRAHGALFYLDAVASIGAEPVLPDAWGVDMCIIGAQKAMGGPAGVSAVSVSARAWERFAANPAAPRRSYLSLLDWKERWIDGGRKALLHAPAQLEMLALEACVERIEAEGLDALMARHASAAAATRAGALALGGGLEPFVYEAKDAAPVATTLRVPAGVDASALVAKALAADPSLPLIAGGGALAGEMIRVNHYGVDATPGAVQSSLAALGAALGEAGRAVDLEGARRAVTEAWAV
- a CDS encoding alkene reductase, with the translated sequence MTTAFDPVDLAGTRLSNRIAMAPMTRSRADAVRRTPTALVAEYYAQRASAGLIISEGVHPVAEGQGYPFTPGIHSREQIAAWREVTDAVHERGGRIFAQLMHSGRIGHPDLLDGDLHPVGPSAVAPAGQAFTPEGPKDYVTPRVLTGDEVRETVAGFAAAARHAVEAGFDGVEIHGANGYLIQQFLATGSNHRTDEWGGPVENRIRFAVEVVRAVAAEIGPERTGLRISPANTLNDIAETETEELYTALLDAIEPVGIAYLHVLETAPELRPLVLDLRKRFAGTFILNPSTEGPTSSESLALIEDGTTDLVAFGRLFIANPDLPARLRADGPYNEPDGATMYGGDHRGYVDYPAL
- a CDS encoding MarR family winged helix-turn-helix transcriptional regulator, encoding MPANDPACTDTTPSAARGGPVGIALARVARMHRLAAGRRLRELDLYPGQEMMMMRLWDCGPVRQSELIQSLGLDASTVTKMLQRLEQCGHVRRGPDPADRRAVLVEATEEGRSLRAGVEGVWSDLEKVSLNGLDPADRAELARLLGLVADNLRAEAGESGDCPPPPRGC
- a CDS encoding aminotransferase class V-fold PLP-dependent enzyme — encoded protein: MDSLEEPLGGAEFAPEHTYLNTSACALLPRRTIEAVVLLAEETAAGRPDGAGDFAVVDEARATYARLMGVTPERVAVGSSVAVHCGMIAQSMPAGAEILFPEGDFSSVITPFTIRGDLKVRFAPLDRLAESVGPDTALVAFSAVQSADGRTADFAAIRAAAAAHGARTLLDATQSAGWLPLRAGEWDYTVAGGYKFLLCPRGASFLTVTEEAQDSLLAIHANWVTGEERWVNSYGPVRELARSARRFDEPPAFLSYHGAARSLALLEEIGIERIEAHVKGLAARFRAGLVALGHAPVMDESAVVAVPGLGDREDALREADVLLSARAGNLRASFHLYNTAADVDRALAALKA
- a CDS encoding DsbA family oxidoreductase, with amino-acid sequence MRVEIWSDIACPWCYIGKARFEKGLAAFAHRDDVEVVHRSFELDPNRAKGDTGPVLEMLAKKYGRTLEEARAMEAHVASNAHAEGLGYRTEGRDHGNTFDIHRLLHLARDRGLQNELLDLAYRANFAEERSVFDPETLVTLGVEAGLDEAEVRAVLADDSAYAEAVREDEREAAELGANGVPFFVLDRRYGISGGQPAEVFTQALEQAWQGRVLQPVGGDAAVCDPDGSCEVPGA